One Halosegnis longus DNA window includes the following coding sequences:
- a CDS encoding nucleotide-binding protein: MVEAFAVASGKGGTGKTTSTLALGMALADSYDVTVVDADTGMANLLFHAGLSDADATLHDVLVEGGPSVEAATYERFGMSVVPCGTSLAAFERADPDRLRDVVADLASDTDVLLLDSPATLGSKAAVLPVVLADRAIVVLQPTVPALSDGLKVQEYALSYGTDVAGVLFNKVHDGDDGVAQQADRYFEGPTLAEVPDADAARAARSAGEPLLAHAPESAAADAFRQAADALDVRAGDSEAVADRFQSAVIPDSP, from the coding sequence ATGGTCGAAGCGTTCGCCGTCGCCTCCGGCAAGGGCGGGACGGGTAAGACGACGAGCACGCTCGCGCTCGGGATGGCGCTCGCCGACTCCTACGACGTGACCGTCGTGGACGCCGACACCGGGATGGCGAATCTGCTCTTTCACGCCGGGCTTTCCGACGCCGACGCCACCCTCCACGACGTGCTCGTCGAGGGCGGCCCGTCCGTCGAGGCGGCCACCTACGAGCGGTTCGGGATGTCGGTCGTCCCGTGTGGCACCTCCCTCGCGGCGTTCGAGCGGGCCGACCCCGACCGACTGCGCGACGTGGTGGCCGACCTCGCGAGCGACACCGACGTGCTCCTGCTCGATTCGCCGGCGACGCTCGGCTCGAAGGCCGCCGTCCTCCCGGTGGTGTTGGCCGACCGCGCTATCGTCGTGCTCCAGCCGACGGTCCCCGCGCTCTCTGACGGGCTGAAGGTCCAGGAGTACGCGCTCTCGTACGGGACCGACGTTGCGGGCGTCCTGTTCAACAAGGTCCACGACGGCGACGACGGCGTCGCACAGCAGGCCGACCGCTACTTCGAGGGACCGACGCTCGCCGAGGTGCCCGACGCCGACGCTGCCCGCGCCGCCCGAAGTGCGGGCGAACCCTTACTCGCACACGCGCCCGAGTCGGCTGCCGCCGACGCCTTCCGGCAGGCTGCCGACGCGCTCGACGTACGCGCCGGCGACAGCGAGGCGGTCGCCGACCGGTTCCAGTCGGCGGTCATCCCCGACTCGCCATGA
- a CDS encoding universal stress protein — protein MQEHLLVPLDGSEQARDALEYARERFPDAELTLLSVVDPADAIVSEPITGAYESPAGTAGAGTEMLDELETTAAERVEAAASEARAAGHDATAAVVVGHPSREIVAFAEDNDCDHIVMGSHGRSGVSRVLLGSVAESVMRRAHAPVTVVR, from the coding sequence GTGCAGGAACATCTACTCGTCCCGCTCGACGGCTCCGAGCAAGCGCGCGATGCGCTCGAGTACGCCAGAGAGCGGTTTCCGGACGCGGAGCTGACGCTGCTGTCCGTCGTCGACCCCGCCGACGCCATCGTCTCCGAGCCGATTACCGGAGCCTACGAGTCGCCCGCCGGCACCGCCGGAGCAGGAACCGAGATGCTCGACGAACTGGAGACGACGGCGGCCGAGCGCGTCGAGGCGGCCGCCTCCGAGGCGCGGGCCGCCGGCCACGACGCCACCGCCGCGGTCGTCGTCGGTCACCCCAGCCGCGAAATCGTGGCGTTCGCCGAGGACAACGACTGTGACCACATCGTGATGGGGAGCCACGGCCGCTCGGGCGTCTCTCGCGTCCTGCTCGGCTCCGTCGCCGAGTCGGTGATGCGCCGGGCGCACGCTCCCGTCACGGTCGTCCGCTGA
- a CDS encoding DUF6432 family protein codes for MQAKSTYRDRDETELAVLDALVDAREEGLTIFEVRASVDAPIDDIEDALAALKADDLIRVTNADSETRIYPHDRVIPDEAETDDPSLVDALREKLPF; via the coding sequence ATGCAGGCGAAGTCGACCTACCGCGACCGCGACGAGACCGAACTCGCGGTGCTCGACGCGCTGGTCGACGCACGCGAGGAGGGACTCACCATCTTCGAGGTGCGCGCCAGCGTCGACGCTCCCATCGACGACATCGAGGACGCGCTCGCCGCGCTGAAAGCCGACGACCTCATCCGCGTCACGAACGCCGACAGCGAGACACGCATCTACCCCCACGACCGCGTGATTCCCGACGAGGCGGAAACGGACGACCCCTCGCTGGTCGACGCGCTCCGCGAGAAGCTCCCGTTTTGA
- a CDS encoding helix-turn-helix domain-containing protein, protein MSRANFVVQLSEGEWAHTVSTQFPDAEFELLALEPGETECHQLVRVDATEPDRPVEFMRNANGFRGFSVVQQGEGATVVRFRSETPLVVFCLRRASIPFEPPLTCRDGRASLQATAPDDAISTLTDYFREYGLRFEVESLRQELDVETLLTPRQRDLVLTAVEEGYYDTPRDCTLTELAEAADVAKSTASETLHRAEGSIIRQFVGDALTDTDLE, encoded by the coding sequence GTGTCACGCGCGAACTTCGTCGTCCAGCTCTCGGAAGGGGAGTGGGCACACACCGTCTCGACGCAGTTTCCCGACGCCGAGTTCGAGCTGCTGGCGCTCGAACCCGGCGAGACCGAGTGTCACCAGCTCGTGCGCGTCGACGCGACCGAGCCGGACCGGCCGGTCGAGTTCATGCGCAACGCGAACGGGTTCCGGGGCTTCTCGGTCGTCCAGCAGGGTGAGGGCGCGACCGTCGTCCGGTTCCGCTCGGAGACGCCGCTCGTGGTCTTTTGTCTGCGCCGGGCGTCGATACCGTTCGAGCCGCCGCTCACCTGCCGCGACGGCCGCGCCTCGCTGCAGGCGACCGCGCCCGACGACGCCATCTCGACGCTGACCGACTACTTCCGCGAGTACGGGCTCCGGTTCGAGGTGGAGTCGCTCAGACAGGAGTTGGACGTGGAGACGCTGCTCACGCCCCGCCAGCGCGACCTCGTGCTCACGGCCGTCGAGGAGGGGTACTACGACACCCCGCGCGACTGCACGCTGACGGAACTCGCCGAGGCGGCCGACGTGGCCAAATCCACCGCCTCGGAGACGCTCCACCGCGCCGAGGGGAGCATCATCCGGCAGTTCGTCGGCGACGCGCTGACCGACACCGACCTCGAATAA
- the ygfZ gene encoding CAF17-like 4Fe-4S cluster assembly/insertion protein YgfZ encodes MTVLPEVHERHGATFREYDGRRVVDSYGRPDRTHHAVRKGVGVIETRYGILQISGDDRVEFVDNAVTNAVPTENGRGVYALLLDPQGKIETDLYVYNAGERLLCFTPPGEAAPLAESWRENIFIQDVAIENATEDLAVFGVHGPTATEKVASVLHGGVGSPDEELTFVRGSMGEAGVTVIRTDNLPGEEGYEVVCAADDAHEAFETLITRGNNAVPFGYRTWESLTLEAGTPMFETELDGTVPNVLGLRNALDFSKGCYVGQEVVSKIENRGRPSRRLVGLALESVPEAGAAVFAGDSHAGEVTRAGHPPLRDSPVALAFVGFNHDLDTLTVRVDGEQVAASHEPLPFVEGSERSARLPEY; translated from the coding sequence ATGACCGTCCTTCCCGAGGTTCACGAGCGCCACGGGGCCACCTTCCGCGAGTACGACGGCCGCCGGGTCGTCGACTCCTACGGCCGACCCGACCGCACCCACCACGCCGTCCGCAAGGGCGTCGGCGTCATCGAGACGCGCTACGGCATTCTCCAGATTTCCGGCGACGACCGCGTCGAGTTCGTCGACAACGCCGTCACCAACGCCGTCCCGACCGAGAACGGCCGCGGCGTCTACGCCCTCCTGCTCGACCCGCAGGGGAAAATCGAGACCGACCTCTACGTCTACAACGCCGGCGAGCGCCTGCTCTGTTTCACCCCGCCCGGCGAGGCCGCGCCGCTCGCCGAGTCGTGGCGCGAGAACATCTTCATCCAGGACGTCGCCATCGAGAACGCCACCGAGGACCTCGCCGTCTTCGGCGTCCACGGGCCGACGGCCACCGAGAAGGTGGCGAGCGTCCTCCACGGCGGCGTCGGCTCCCCCGACGAGGAGCTCACCTTCGTCCGCGGCTCGATGGGCGAGGCCGGCGTCACCGTCATCCGCACCGACAATCTCCCCGGCGAAGAGGGGTACGAGGTGGTGTGTGCAGCCGACGACGCCCACGAGGCGTTCGAAACGCTCATCACCCGCGGCAACAACGCCGTCCCGTTCGGCTACCGGACGTGGGAGTCGCTGACGCTCGAAGCCGGCACTCCGATGTTTGAGACGGAACTCGACGGAACGGTGCCGAACGTGCTCGGACTCCGGAACGCGCTCGACTTCTCGAAGGGGTGTTACGTCGGCCAGGAGGTCGTCTCGAAAATCGAGAACCGCGGGCGACCCTCCCGCCGGCTGGTCGGCCTCGCGCTCGAATCGGTGCCCGAAGCCGGGGCGGCCGTGTTCGCCGGCGACAGCCACGCGGGCGAGGTGACCCGCGCCGGCCATCCGCCGCTGCGTGACTCGCCGGTCGCGCTCGCGTTCGTCGGGTTCAACCACGACCTCGATACCCTCACCGTCCGCGTCGACGGCGAGCAGGTGGCGGCGAGCCACGAACCGCTCCCGTTCGTCGAGGGGTCCGAGCGGTCGGCCCGACTGCCGGAGTACTGA